Proteins encoded together in one Skermanella rosea window:
- a CDS encoding N-6 DNA methylase produces the protein MNFEEHEFSGDARQAEQHRKALIKLIGLNSHRHSTWEVFSDFCEMSALAISNGVDLPQREKREARYLEIVKRYSREEVERFPQMLGELVETLECGPDDVLGKVFHELELHNKYKGQFFTPYHVCRMMAKMTLTDDVRPLIEERGFVTAQEPACGSGAMVIALAHAMRDEGINYQQRLHVTATDLDSRCVHMAYVQLSLLHVPAIIQHGNTLSLEEFGRWHTPAHILGGWQWKIRPSRHNATLTDEKPEAPAALPAPEPVAAPDETPAKVIQTPTQAEPMQRRKPQQLTLF, from the coding sequence GTGAATTTTGAAGAACATGAATTCAGCGGCGACGCCCGCCAAGCCGAACAGCATCGCAAAGCCCTCATCAAGCTGATCGGCCTGAACTCACACCGCCACTCGACATGGGAGGTGTTCAGCGATTTCTGCGAAATGTCGGCCCTCGCCATCAGCAACGGCGTCGACCTGCCGCAACGCGAGAAACGGGAGGCCCGCTATCTGGAGATCGTGAAGCGCTACAGCCGGGAAGAGGTCGAGCGTTTTCCGCAGATGCTTGGCGAGCTGGTCGAAACGCTGGAATGCGGGCCGGACGATGTGCTCGGCAAGGTGTTCCACGAGCTGGAGCTGCACAACAAGTACAAGGGCCAATTCTTCACGCCCTATCACGTGTGCCGGATGATGGCCAAGATGACGCTGACCGATGACGTAAGACCCCTGATCGAGGAACGCGGCTTCGTTACCGCACAGGAGCCCGCCTGCGGATCCGGCGCGATGGTGATCGCGCTGGCCCACGCCATGCGCGACGAGGGGATCAACTACCAGCAGCGGCTTCACGTCACGGCGACCGACCTCGATAGCCGGTGCGTTCACATGGCCTATGTGCAACTCTCCCTGCTGCATGTTCCCGCCATCATCCAGCACGGCAATACGCTGAGCCTTGAGGAGTTCGGGCGCTGGCATACCCCGGCCCACATCCTCGGCGGCTGGCAATGGAAGATCAGGCCGTCACGACATAACGCGACGCTGACCGACGAGAAGCCCGAGGCACCGGCAGCCCTCCCCGCCCCTGAGCCGGTCGCCGCACCCGACGAGACACCCGCCAAGGTCATCCAGACGCCAACGCAGGCCGAGCCGATGCAGCGCCGCAAGCCGCAGCAGCTCACGCTGTTCTGA
- a CDS encoding ArdC family protein produces the protein MTSTRKDIYDTITASIIAQLEQGSRPWMKPWNAEHAAGRITRPLRHDGTPYRGINVLMLWASADEKGYSAPIWMTYRQAADLGGQVRKGEKSSIVAYADQIKRTEENEKGEEKERKIPFLKQYNVFNVEQIDGLPDRFYALAEAPKLDAIDRIEAAETFFRNTGAQIDHGGNQAFYAIQADRIQMPPFMTFRDPESYYATLGHETTHWTRHPSRLNRDFGRKRWGDEGYAAEELVAEIGSAFLAADLGLAIEPREDHAAYLDSWLKVLKGDKHAIFTASSHAQKAADYLHGLQPVIAPQQVEAKSGFAERERQRREREPVARGR, from the coding sequence ATGACCTCAACCCGCAAAGATATTTATGACACCATTACCGCTTCCATCATCGCCCAGCTTGAGCAGGGTTCGCGCCCATGGATGAAGCCATGGAACGCCGAGCATGCAGCCGGACGCATCACCCGCCCGCTGCGCCATGACGGCACCCCGTACCGGGGAATCAACGTCCTGATGCTGTGGGCCTCCGCTGATGAGAAAGGTTACAGCGCCCCAATCTGGATGACGTACCGGCAGGCCGCCGACCTGGGCGGGCAGGTTCGCAAGGGCGAGAAATCAAGCATCGTTGCCTATGCCGACCAGATCAAGCGCACCGAGGAAAACGAGAAAGGTGAAGAAAAAGAAAGAAAGATACCTTTTCTGAAGCAGTACAACGTCTTCAATGTCGAGCAGATCGACGGCCTACCGGATCGTTTCTATGCCCTTGCCGAGGCACCGAAGCTTGACGCGATAGACCGCATCGAGGCAGCGGAAACCTTCTTCCGCAACACCGGCGCACAGATCGACCACGGCGGCAATCAGGCCTTTTACGCCATTCAGGCCGACCGTATCCAGATGCCGCCCTTCATGACGTTCCGCGACCCGGAGAGCTATTACGCCACGCTGGGCCACGAAACAACGCACTGGACCCGCCACCCGTCCCGCCTCAACCGGGATTTCGGGCGCAAGCGCTGGGGCGACGAAGGCTATGCGGCTGAAGAACTGGTGGCCGAAATTGGCAGCGCCTTCCTTGCCGCCGACCTCGGCCTTGCCATCGAGCCGCGCGAGGATCACGCCGCCTACCTCGATAGCTGGCTGAAAGTGCTGAAGGGCGACAAGCACGCGATTTTCACCGCGTCGAGCCACGCCCAGAAGGCTGCGGATTACCTTCATGGCCTCCAACCCGTCATAGCGCCGCAGCAGGTCGAGGCGAAGTCGGGCTTTGCCGAGCGGGAACGTCAGCGCCGCGAGCGCGAGCCGGTGGCTAGAGGGCGATAA
- a CDS encoding DUF1643 domain-containing protein, whose translation MRDGQHLLDLPHDPGGKVRLALPRGMRGGATFTGPGDCYRTMLWREWGREGAAYALFIGMNPSTADGTVDDSTVRREIGFTQRLGLTAYRKANISAYRCTDPKRLKGAPIRCEENLSAIRGSALWAEYVILAFGTLKGPMRGLAEEIVVELRRAQVPLWCLGTTADGSPRHPLYLRRDAELVPWRGWSA comes from the coding sequence ATGCGTGATGGCCAGCACCTGCTCGATCTTCCCCACGATCCCGGCGGCAAGGTGCGCCTCGCCCTGCCCCGCGGCATGCGCGGCGGCGCGACCTTCACCGGCCCGGGCGACTGCTACCGCACCATGCTCTGGCGGGAATGGGGCCGCGAGGGTGCGGCCTATGCGCTCTTCATCGGGATGAACCCATCGACGGCCGACGGCACGGTTGACGATAGCACCGTGCGCCGGGAGATCGGCTTCACCCAGCGCCTCGGCCTGACCGCCTACCGCAAGGCCAACATCTCGGCCTACCGGTGCACCGACCCGAAGCGGCTGAAGGGAGCGCCGATCCGGTGCGAGGAGAACCTGTCGGCCATCCGCGGATCAGCGCTATGGGCCGAATACGTCATCCTCGCCTTCGGCACGCTGAAGGGACCCATGCGCGGGCTGGCCGAGGAGATCGTCGTCGAGCTGCGGCGCGCCCAGGTTCCGCTCTGGTGTCTCGGCACGACCGCCGACGGAAGTCCGCGACATCCTTTGTACCTGCGCCGTGACGCCGAGCTGGTGCCGTGGCGGGGGTGGAGTGCCTGA
- a CDS encoding DUF4326 domain-containing protein gives MSPPRRIQRKRSAGWKMPPNTVYVGRPTEWGNPFVLGERYCRNKMAPGGGELSGVVIDREHAVSLYRRFLPLHLRIGAKIHLAGKNLACWCPLDQPCHADVLLEIANA, from the coding sequence ATGAGCCCACCCCGCCGCATCCAACGCAAACGGTCGGCCGGCTGGAAGATGCCGCCGAATACCGTCTATGTTGGCCGACCGACGGAATGGGGAAACCCATTCGTTCTTGGTGAGCGCTATTGCCGAAACAAGATGGCGCCCGGCGGTGGCGAGCTGTCCGGCGTCGTCATAGACCGGGAGCACGCCGTCAGCCTGTACCGGCGTTTCTTGCCGCTCCACCTTCGGATCGGTGCGAAGATCCATCTTGCGGGCAAGAACCTCGCCTGCTGGTGCCCGCTGGATCAGCCTTGCCATGCTGACGTGCTGCTGGAGATCGCCAATGCGTGA
- a CDS encoding ASCH domain-containing protein, which produces MKALSIQQPWAWLIVNGFKDIENRTWETRYRGPVLIHTGKRLDREAYEDLPLYFPDINLPPICELPLGGIVGQATITDCVPSHPSRWFSGPFGFVLTDAKTLPFLPCPGQLGFFVPEPSLTPQGTLL; this is translated from the coding sequence ATGAAGGCGCTTAGCATCCAGCAGCCATGGGCATGGCTCATCGTCAACGGATTCAAGGACATTGAGAACCGGACGTGGGAGACCCGATATCGTGGGCCGGTCCTGATCCATACGGGGAAGCGGCTGGACCGAGAGGCGTACGAAGACCTGCCGCTCTACTTCCCGGACATCAACCTGCCGCCGATCTGTGAGCTTCCGCTCGGCGGCATCGTCGGACAGGCGACAATCACGGACTGCGTGCCGTCACATCCGAGCCGCTGGTTTAGCGGGCCGTTCGGCTTCGTGCTGACGGATGCCAAGACGCTGCCGTTCCTGCCGTGCCCAGGCCAACTCGGCTTCTTTGTGCCAGAGCCTTCCCTGACGCCTCAGGGGACGCTGCTATGA
- a CDS encoding endonuclease VII domain-containing protein, producing MQKLTKRERYYKSALKCKYGLTLEKYNAMISDQGNSCGICRKPLSPPPNRNVCVDHCHVTSVVRGILCQSCNSMIGCAKDSPEILLAAANYLERIINEPS from the coding sequence ATGCAAAAGCTAACCAAAAGAGAAAGATATTACAAATCAGCACTTAAGTGTAAATATGGACTAACATTAGAGAAGTACAATGCAATGATATCGGATCAGGGCAATAGTTGCGGCATCTGTAGGAAACCTCTTTCTCCGCCACCGAACAGAAATGTTTGCGTTGATCATTGCCATGTCACATCAGTTGTTCGCGGCATTCTTTGCCAATCATGTAATTCGATGATCGGCTGCGCCAAAGATAGCCCAGAAATATTGTTAGCAGCGGCAAATTACTTAGAAAGGATTATCAATGAGCCGTCATAA
- a CDS encoding endonuclease VII domain-containing protein — MSRHALPSKKPGLSSKRKSQPINKRSWTEEEDEFLIFYGPVVGYDNISLNDFGRAKRTGIGRISWLRKYKPELVEKIEKESGKPSFDPSLSTWQRWKARSIWKLTVTGYEAKSQAFRAKNCNTADQTDNMLRCGAKQHQGNRFLPLSDFPTDARRTNGKSTHCRDCTNQSIREWNRNNKTKRLDIKHRNRYGISLEQREKLFLSQNEKCAICGIGLAQVRSLDICLDHCHKTSVVRGILCRGCNTMLGRACDSPAILRQAADYLLKTPTCKS, encoded by the coding sequence ATGAGCCGCCACGCCCTCCCCTCGAAAAAACCCGGCCTGTCCTCCAAGCGAAAAAGCCAACCAATAAACAAGCGGAGCTGGACAGAAGAAGAGGACGAGTTCCTTATCTTTTATGGCCCAGTCGTGGGTTATGACAATATTTCATTAAATGATTTTGGTCGCGCCAAAAGAACAGGAATAGGACGAATAAGCTGGCTGAGAAAATATAAACCTGAGTTGGTTGAAAAAATTGAAAAAGAAAGTGGCAAACCAAGTTTCGATCCAAGCTTATCGACTTGGCAGCGCTGGAAAGCGCGAAGCATTTGGAAGCTGACCGTTACGGGTTATGAGGCTAAGTCACAAGCTTTCAGAGCGAAGAACTGTAACACAGCAGATCAAACTGACAATATGCTTCGTTGTGGCGCTAAGCAACATCAAGGCAATCGATTTTTGCCGTTATCTGATTTTCCTACAGATGCGCGAAGAACGAATGGAAAATCAACTCATTGCCGTGATTGCACCAATCAAAGCATAAGAGAATGGAATAGGAATAATAAGACTAAAAGGCTCGATATAAAGCATCGCAACCGTTACGGCATTTCATTAGAGCAGAGGGAAAAATTATTTCTAAGTCAAAACGAGAAATGTGCGATCTGCGGCATAGGCCTAGCCCAGGTAAGGTCATTAGATATTTGTTTGGATCATTGTCATAAGACATCAGTCGTTCGAGGAATATTGTGTCGCGGGTGCAATACCATGCTTGGGAGAGCCTGCGATAGTCCTGCTATTCTGAGACAAGCAGCGGATTATTTGCTCAAGACACCAACATGCAAAAGCTAA
- a CDS encoding ParB/RepB/Spo0J family partition protein, with protein sequence MTISTIPLSKLIHSPRNVRKIGGQSIDDLAASIEANGLLQNLTVVEGAKGKYEVVAGGRRLTALQKLAKEKKIAKDFPVPCLIRSAEEAAELSLTENVVRVAMHPADQFDAFKMLADGGMSPADIAARFGVTEKLVEQRLKLARVSPKLMEVFRRDGMKIDQLMAFTLTDDHTKQEAAWFDVPEGWQRRADEIRQRLTHTKLSASDRRVKLIGLDAYLAAGGTVTRDLFSEADRSYLDDTSLVDRLFNERLAQLAEEVRAEGWGWVKTHNESFWPYQHGLKELNAPERPYTAEEQAELDRLTAELEQLQGQYDEMSEDDEGLHELQCRIEEAEDAIENLQELDRADWSAFDKGRAGAVIALDHHDGITITRGLVARDDAKAVSTGSTASASLELPTPAKKEKPEFSASLLEDLTAHRTMAMRVTMANDPAVALDTLVWTLAMREFCEGTAEKAAAKIHLTSHFPGQNKLTDSKAGQEWNDIRDRWADTIPGKPDDLWEWVRSAATITKLDLLAFLVATSINVVQERGNPAIPNSHQVHAALGLDMADYWEADAEFLDRISKDQILGALGEAVSSSAKGIHSAKKKRELVKAAEKELSGKRWLPKPLRLPDAATAEPLADAEPTGWDEDEIEQDEAA encoded by the coding sequence ATGACGATCTCTACCATCCCTCTCAGCAAGCTGATCCACTCGCCGCGCAATGTTCGCAAGATCGGAGGGCAGTCCATCGACGACTTGGCCGCGTCCATCGAGGCGAACGGACTGCTCCAGAACCTGACCGTGGTCGAGGGTGCGAAGGGCAAGTACGAGGTCGTGGCCGGTGGCCGCCGCCTGACCGCTCTCCAGAAGCTCGCCAAGGAGAAGAAGATCGCCAAGGATTTCCCGGTGCCTTGCCTGATCCGCAGCGCCGAGGAAGCCGCCGAACTGAGCCTTACCGAGAACGTGGTCCGTGTGGCGATGCACCCCGCCGACCAGTTCGATGCCTTCAAGATGCTGGCCGATGGCGGCATGTCGCCCGCCGACATTGCGGCACGTTTCGGCGTGACGGAGAAGCTGGTCGAGCAGCGCCTGAAACTGGCGCGGGTCAGTCCGAAGCTGATGGAAGTATTCCGCCGGGACGGCATGAAGATCGATCAGTTGATGGCCTTTACCCTGACCGACGACCATACAAAGCAGGAAGCGGCATGGTTCGACGTGCCGGAAGGCTGGCAGCGCAGGGCTGACGAAATCCGGCAGCGCCTGACGCACACGAAGCTGTCCGCGAGTGACCGCCGTGTCAAGCTGATCGGGCTGGACGCCTATCTTGCCGCTGGCGGCACCGTCACCCGCGACCTGTTTTCCGAAGCTGACCGCAGCTATCTGGACGACACCTCACTGGTAGATCGGCTGTTCAACGAGCGGCTGGCGCAGCTTGCCGAGGAAGTCCGTGCCGAAGGGTGGGGATGGGTTAAAACACACAACGAGAGTTTCTGGCCGTACCAGCATGGTCTCAAGGAACTGAACGCACCGGAGCGTCCCTACACCGCCGAGGAACAGGCCGAGCTTGATCGCCTGACTGCCGAGCTTGAGCAGCTACAGGGCCAGTACGATGAAATGTCCGAGGACGATGAAGGTTTGCACGAGTTGCAATGCCGGATCGAGGAAGCCGAGGACGCTATCGAGAACCTGCAAGAGCTTGATCGTGCCGACTGGTCGGCGTTTGACAAGGGCCGCGCCGGGGCCGTTATCGCACTCGATCATCACGATGGCATCACGATCACTCGCGGTCTGGTCGCTCGTGACGATGCGAAGGCGGTCAGCACCGGAAGCACAGCCAGTGCCTCGCTGGAACTGCCGACCCCGGCCAAGAAGGAGAAACCGGAGTTCTCCGCCTCCCTGCTGGAAGATTTGACCGCCCACCGCACGATGGCGATGCGCGTCACAATGGCGAACGACCCCGCCGTGGCGCTGGACACGCTGGTCTGGACGCTGGCGATGCGCGAATTCTGCGAAGGCACGGCAGAAAAGGCAGCGGCGAAAATCCACCTGACCAGCCACTTCCCCGGCCAGAATAAGCTGACCGACAGCAAGGCCGGTCAGGAGTGGAACGACATCCGCGACCGCTGGGCCGACACCATCCCCGGCAAGCCCGACGATCTGTGGGAATGGGTACGGAGCGCCGCTACGATCACGAAGCTCGACTTGCTGGCCTTCCTCGTCGCCACCTCGATCAACGTGGTGCAGGAGCGGGGCAACCCGGCCATCCCGAACAGCCATCAGGTTCACGCAGCCCTTGGCCTCGACATGGCCGACTATTGGGAAGCCGATGCCGAGTTCCTCGACCGCATCTCCAAGGACCAAATCCTTGGCGCACTCGGTGAGGCGGTGTCGTCCAGCGCCAAAGGCATCCACTCCGCGAAGAAGAAGCGCGAACTGGTCAAAGCCGCAGAGAAGGAACTCAGCGGCAAGCGGTGGCTGCCGAAGCCCCTGCGCCTGCCCGATGCGGCAACGGCGGAACCCTTGGCCGATGCCGAGCCGACCGGGTGGGATGAGGACGAGATCGAGCAGGACGAAGCGGCTTGA
- a CDS encoding GNAT family N-acetyltransferase — MKKTWQLTWNEFRRIARRATYMPNPPSEFDISLDRIRYDTKFPVPQDKRREGRFWFCEYDNAISSPNERQRAPRKYGFIIVTSDPRNGPDDMSLRVAEFSPGHLFVAKQFRRKGFAAELLLAVAQRFEEADAEKEVYWFGQDYNEESYGALKKAYRLGIDRAKERNIQISEEVQKDYDTLDTLE; from the coding sequence ATGAAGAAAACTTGGCAACTCACCTGGAACGAATTCAGAAGAATTGCGCGGAGGGCAACATATATGCCTAACCCACCATCAGAATTTGATATTTCTCTGGATCGAATCCGCTACGATACGAAGTTTCCCGTTCCACAGGATAAGCGCCGTGAAGGCCGTTTCTGGTTTTGTGAGTACGATAACGCGATATCATCTCCAAATGAACGGCAGCGAGCCCCACGCAAGTACGGATTTATTATCGTCACCAGCGACCCACGCAACGGGCCGGACGATATGTCACTACGTGTAGCCGAGTTCAGTCCCGGGCACTTGTTCGTCGCTAAGCAGTTCCGCAGGAAGGGATTTGCTGCCGAGCTCCTGCTAGCCGTGGCCCAACGCTTCGAAGAGGCAGATGCAGAGAAAGAAGTCTACTGGTTTGGCCAGGATTACAATGAGGAATCGTATGGTGCTCTGAAGAAGGCTTATCGGCTGGGAATAGACAGAGCAAAAGAAAGGAACATTCAGATCTCTGAAGAAGTTCAAAAAGATTATGACACTCTAGATACATTAGAGTAG
- a CDS encoding GIY-YIG nuclease family protein: protein MFIYKITNTINGKVYIGLTTNSLKTRFKQHCDEARKGRSGRPICQAIKKYGRSAFAIEQLDTAKDLEELKALERHYIAEYDSLAEKGKGYNLSLGGEGTAGLKRSEAFKQHLRERQTGAKHSPEVRKRLSEIALIQKEELIKRMTDGTRRAWADPEKRQRMIEQRRGRKWTEEQRAKSIAARTAKKRGPTAHTRKMAEIMAVMCGPLHRTKLVRRGKKERCYYCEKRAEAAYRARKRIRATLQQAST, encoded by the coding sequence ATGTTCATTTATAAAATCACAAACACGATCAACGGCAAGGTCTATATTGGCCTCACCACCAATTCCCTTAAGACGCGCTTCAAGCAGCACTGTGATGAGGCTCGGAAGGGTCGTTCCGGTCGCCCAATCTGCCAAGCAATTAAGAAGTATGGGCGATCAGCCTTCGCCATTGAGCAACTGGATACGGCGAAAGACCTTGAAGAGCTGAAGGCGCTTGAGCGCCATTACATCGCCGAGTACGACTCACTCGCGGAAAAGGGTAAAGGGTACAATCTCTCGCTTGGAGGCGAAGGCACGGCGGGGCTGAAACGTTCAGAAGCATTCAAGCAGCATCTGCGCGAAAGGCAGACAGGGGCCAAACACTCGCCCGAAGTCAGAAAACGTCTATCGGAAATCGCACTCATCCAGAAGGAGGAGCTGATTAAGCGCATGACTGACGGCACGCGCCGCGCGTGGGCTGACCCAGAGAAGCGTCAGCGCATGATAGAGCAGCGCCGTGGGCGCAAATGGACTGAGGAGCAGCGCGCGAAGAGTATCGCCGCACGTACTGCCAAGAAACGAGGCCCAACCGCTCACACTCGCAAGATGGCGGAAATCATGGCTGTGATGTGCGGACCATTGCACAGGACCAAGCTGGTTCGACGCGGCAAGAAAGAGCGATGCTACTACTGTGAAAAGCGTGCCGAAGCGGCATACAGGGCTCGCAAACGTATCAGAGCGACTCTGCAACAAGCTTCAACGTAG
- a CDS encoding recombinase family protein: MQGFVSYLRVSTDRQGQSGLGLEAQRSAIAGFVAGRTLVAEFIEIESGKRNDRPQLAAALDLCRLQKTTLVIAKLDRLARNVYFIAGLMESGVDFVAVDMPYANRLTMHILAAVAEHEREMISARTKAALQAAKARGVKLGRPDHETRHMHAARSAKTSAFRATVLPEVQRLVGQGMSCRKIAAELNRRGVKTYAGKEWRVQQVSRLLDSDECQMKESGPDHVPATAI; the protein is encoded by the coding sequence ATGCAAGGCTTCGTGTCTTATCTTCGCGTCTCCACCGACCGGCAGGGGCAGTCGGGCCTTGGGCTCGAAGCGCAACGCAGCGCGATCGCCGGGTTCGTGGCGGGTCGAACGCTCGTCGCCGAGTTCATCGAGATCGAGTCCGGCAAGCGCAACGACCGCCCGCAGCTCGCCGCGGCGCTCGACCTGTGCCGGCTCCAGAAGACGACGCTGGTGATCGCCAAGCTCGACCGCCTGGCGCGCAACGTCTACTTCATCGCGGGCCTGATGGAGAGCGGCGTCGATTTCGTCGCGGTCGACATGCCGTACGCGAACCGGCTGACCATGCACATCCTGGCCGCCGTGGCAGAGCATGAGCGCGAGATGATCAGCGCGCGAACGAAAGCTGCGCTGCAGGCGGCGAAGGCCCGGGGCGTGAAACTGGGACGTCCGGACCACGAGACGCGGCACATGCACGCCGCAAGGTCGGCGAAGACGTCGGCGTTCCGGGCGACCGTGCTGCCGGAGGTGCAGCGGCTCGTAGGGCAGGGGATGAGCTGCCGGAAGATTGCCGCCGAGCTGAACCGGCGCGGCGTAAAGACCTACGCCGGAAAGGAATGGCGGGTCCAGCAGGTCAGCCGTCTGCTGGACAGTGACGAATGCCAGATGAAAGAGAGTGGCCCGGACCATGTCCCTGCGACAGCGATTTGA
- a CDS encoding calponin homology domain-containing protein, with amino-acid sequence MEKYRAQHLQHAIDYLTSRGFVVERTADIPGLFYVDGGPELTIGQLIDFASKQ; translated from the coding sequence ATGGAAAAGTACCGCGCCCAGCATTTACAGCATGCAATAGACTACCTCACAAGCCGGGGCTTTGTGGTAGAACGCACAGCCGATATTCCCGGCCTGTTCTATGTGGACGGCGGCCCTGAATTGACAATCGGCCAGCTAATCGACTTTGCCAGTAAACAATAG
- a CDS encoding MobA/MobL family protein, whose protein sequence is MASPHHDWMIYSRSRGQSAIAAAAYAARIRTWDRRYVPEPQDHSHKTDLVFSGILLPPKAPSWMRDRRALWSAVERREDRSTRPEDAQVCRGKVVSFQRELTMERNILTLLQYLEEQYVARGIIIDFNVHDAEAEDGGRNWHTHLLATMRVVGPDGFGLKNRAWNGVNFRPRNGSRPHALRDGMLLQQRAAWSDYVNAAFAEAGLDIRIDHRSLKAQGIDRMPQPRLGKAKHAKGQWAQQRRDEVRDVAAYNGARQQARAGQRAAVKGKGAGIVAGAASAASTARHDGRVASAPGRGRHAQ, encoded by the coding sequence ATGGCAAGTCCTCACCACGACTGGATGATCTATTCCCGTTCGCGCGGCCAGTCCGCCATCGCCGCCGCCGCATATGCCGCACGGATTCGCACATGGGACCGGCGCTATGTCCCCGAGCCGCAGGACCACAGCCACAAGACCGACCTGGTGTTCTCCGGCATCCTGCTGCCACCCAAGGCCCCGTCATGGATGCGCGACCGGCGGGCGCTGTGGTCGGCCGTCGAGCGGCGCGAGGATCGCTCGACCCGGCCGGAAGACGCTCAGGTCTGCCGCGGCAAGGTCGTGTCGTTCCAGCGCGAGCTGACCATGGAGCGCAACATCCTCACGCTCCTGCAATACCTGGAGGAGCAGTACGTGGCACGGGGCATCATCATCGATTTCAACGTGCATGACGCCGAGGCTGAGGACGGCGGCCGGAACTGGCACACGCACCTGCTGGCCACGATGCGGGTGGTCGGGCCGGACGGTTTCGGCCTGAAGAACCGGGCATGGAACGGCGTCAACTTCCGCCCGAGGAACGGCAGCCGTCCCCATGCGCTGAGGGACGGAATGCTGCTTCAGCAGCGCGCGGCCTGGAGCGATTACGTCAACGCCGCCTTCGCGGAGGCCGGGCTGGACATCAGAATCGACCACCGCAGCCTGAAGGCCCAGGGCATCGACCGCATGCCCCAGCCCCGCCTTGGCAAGGCGAAGCACGCGAAGGGGCAATGGGCGCAGCAGCGCCGGGACGAGGTCCGGGACGTCGCGGCCTATAACGGCGCCCGCCAGCAGGCCAGGGCCGGGCAGCGAGCAGCGGTGAAGGGCAAGGGGGCGGGGATAGTGGCGGGAGCGGCCTCAGCCGCCTCCACGGCCCGCCACGATGGCCGTGTCGCCTCCGCACCTGGACGGGGACGCCATGCCCAATAG
- a CDS encoding helix-turn-helix domain-containing protein: MTTQSRRRVLCIELSGPYPLKITAPAHMTGEQFATARTRLGLSREQYADLIGRDPETVRQREKGEEVPPEAALLMRVLTGYGVRAEATMAERRKPGPPRPTHCRNGHEFTPENSYVSKGRGTRACRTCRRARDAENRKKDFHH; encoded by the coding sequence ATGACCACTCAGTCCCGCCGCCGCGTTCTCTGCATCGAGCTTTCCGGCCCGTACCCGCTGAAGATCACTGCCCCGGCCCACATGACCGGCGAGCAGTTCGCCACCGCGCGGACCCGGCTCGGCCTCAGCCGCGAGCAGTACGCCGACCTGATCGGCCGCGATCCGGAGACGGTGCGCCAGCGGGAGAAGGGCGAGGAGGTTCCCCCTGAGGCGGCGCTGCTGATGCGGGTGCTGACCGGGTACGGCGTCCGCGCCGAGGCGACCATGGCCGAGCGGCGCAAGCCGGGGCCGCCCCGCCCGACGCACTGCCGGAACGGGCACGAATTCACGCCGGAGAACTCCTACGTCAGCAAGGGGCGAGGCACGCGGGCATGCCGCACCTGCCGGAGGGCGCGGGATGCCGAGAATAGAAAGAAAGATTTTCACCACTAA